The Arachis duranensis cultivar V14167 chromosome 2, aradu.V14167.gnm2.J7QH, whole genome shotgun sequence genome has a window encoding:
- the LOC107474937 gene encoding dof zinc finger protein DOF2.4-like, translating to MVFTSIPAAYLEAAANWQQHQQQQQNHQPSGNSGGSTSPQLLPPPPPPPPQPQPHGAGGGAGSIRPGSMADRARMANLPMPEASLRCPRCESTNTKFCYFNNYSLSQPRHFCKTCRRYWTRGGALRNVPVGGGCRRNKRSKGGGGGSSRSPAASSDRQTGSASSTNSVSSNSTGDIVGLGPSMPPLRFMAPLHHHQLTDFATASGTDIPLNYNLMNYTSISGSMGGVGLGDLSFQIGNPLAAASGGSGGGASGGSSLLSGLEQWRIPQQFPFMAGLEGSSHGGGNNNGGGLLYPFEGSAEISGYVRPKVSTSMVLTQLASVKMEDSRELNNVSSGQFLMGSIGNNNNNTTSNNNVPTHEQYWNGATGTSASASWTELSGFSSSSTTSNNQL from the exons aTGGTTTTCACTTCAATTCCAGCAGCTTATCTTGAAGCAGCAGCCAACTGGCAGCAGCATCAACAG CAACAACAAAATCATCAACCTAGTGGCAACTCTGGTGGTTCTACATCTCCTCAGCttcttccaccaccaccacctccgcCACCACAACCTCAACCTCATGGAGCAGGAGGAGGAGCCGGCTCCATCAGGCCAGGCTCGATGGCAGATAGGGCAAGGATGGCGAACCTTCCCATGCCGGAGGCTTCACTAAGGTGTCCAAGATGCGAATCAACCAACACAAAGTTTTGCTACTTCAACAATTATAGCCTCTCTCAGCCCCGCCATTTCTGCAAGACCTGTAGAAGGTATTGGACAAGAGGCGGGGCCTTGAGAAACGTCCCCGTCGGCGGAGGATgcagaagaaacaaaagaagcAAAGGAGGCGGTGGAGGATCTTCCAGATCCCCCGCCGCAAGCTCCGACCGCCAGACGGGGAGTGCCAGCTCAACAAACTCGGTTTCCTCAAACTCAACCGGTGACATAGTGGGCCTCGGCCCATCTATGCCACCATTAAGATTTATGGCTCCATTGCATCATCATCAACTCACAGATTTTGCAACCGCTTCTGGTACAGACATACCCCTAAACTATAACCTAATGAACTATACCTCAATTTCTGGATCAATGGGAGGCGTAGGTTTAGGTGACTTGAGTTTCCAAATAGGAAACCCTTTAGCCGCCGCCTCTGGCGGCAGCGGAGGAGGAGCAAGTGGTGGCTCTTCTCTCTTATCTGGATTAGAACAATGGAGGATTCCACAACAGTTTCCATTCATGGCTGGTTTGGAAGGTTCTTCACATGGTGGTGGTAACAATAATGGTGGTGGATTATTATACCCTTTTGAAGGAAGTGCTGAGATAAGTGGTTATGTGAGGCCAAAGGTTTCAACTTCTATGGTGTTAACACAATTGGCTTCAGTGAAAATGGAAGATTCTAGAGAACTTAATAATGTTTCTTCTGGACAGTTCTTGATGGGAAGCATTggcaacaataacaacaacaccACCAGCAACAACAATGTTCCAACACATGAACAATATTGGAATGGTGCTACTGGAACTTCTGCTTCAGCTTCTTGGACTGAACTTTCTGGTTTTAGTTCTTCTTCCACTACAAGCAATAACCAACTATAG